From a region of the Megalops cyprinoides isolate fMegCyp1 chromosome 13, fMegCyp1.pri, whole genome shotgun sequence genome:
- the LOC118787829 gene encoding DNA-binding protein RFX7-like isoform X1, which yields MAEDQQQPGQHQKPNSGIGSLPSLVPGLHGGEASALQLKIKNSICKSVQSKVDNILQDVEKFTDIEKLYLYLKLPSGPSNGNDKRTENQRGSANPGSLSCDQSSMSSSRTQQMHAFNWIRNHLEEHPETSLPKQEVYDEYKSYCDNLGYHPLSAADFGKIMKNVFPNMKARRLGMRGKSKYCYSGLRKKAFVHMPSLPNLDLHKTGDGCEVLESSGQLPSAEEEVRSAACGLVCEWAQKVLSRQFDSVEDLARFLLNSHYIGTKSMAALTVMTGAPTGVKTPTQASAFVPTAEANSFQPQVKTLASPSIDAKQQLQRKIQKKQQEQKLHSPLPGEAGARRADGGTPSAGTSIPCGSPALLSPQPTIGIVVAAVPSPITVQRSRQLMTSPSPVGTTESKVLPVNFQVVTQPVQQVKQSPKTPQNVPASPVGDRSARHRYAQILPKPSATSAITLRSPPTLLITNSPIKTVMPSPHVGPVNVVKMAAISLAPSGSTTTLRPASAGLSGAGPSEEHRPSPQARSGSAASLQSPVAKPGRVATTPTIDVKMEPEAIVDDNQALGADRLTATQDAAGGQKGEGGAKPRAASEPTPHTKGSPGLNGATGARRDGKSPSNGNTVAASAGGGGDNSGMDSTLYLTASNQNTSITMSSNGNGAAAALQKESCLGSKSPRKRPGFGSESHSTPVKKVFISQPPVGGVVSPKPGVNAAVKKNPRAGTPAKPESAPATAPGKVTVKMNSTVPTRILALSDSPVGNTSGFQTVVKPQSSSEAKQEGAPSGMEADGLIAGDTISDQALLQHIAGNPQVMSAGSGMLDAAAVTDMKDAMWEEGQLESIQQQQQAYVQQIQDHKQISTPVMDQLPMLTQGPDQGQLSLHPDIVGFAGAQANVDYFPFNDDEMTQDSIVEELVQMEEQMKLNSSLQTFSSCVDMALQGQATAMQAAVLSTHQPSTPFYHSAHSSSTPVHTPTPTPTPTPTPTPTSEMIGGGPGLTRESPCSRLAPTTPVDSALGSSRHTPIGTPHSNCSSSVPPSPVECRNPFAFTPINSSMTGYHDASIVSSSPVKPMQRPMATHPDKAKLDWMNNGYNTGGGTSAISNNGIGILPSYQELVDDHFRKPHAFAIPGQSYQSQARHHDAHFGRLTPISPVQQQVANMAALTKQEGFAVPAPLDSKVPSSTSGGTFRCRSVSPAVRQRNLSGSTAPPSVPRSVVSPFNSPITPEVLSIFANSHPDASANNMAQRSQSVPLNVMMQTEVLPPQKQSNSKKITNVLLSKMDSDGDDAVRGLGINNMPSNYTARMNLTQILETTPNFPAGAGHQTLVNPGSSSYEFQKPSYLMKSARNEPMGFSSGDSQAQSGSGEQQPEQQQQLQEQQQQNQPQLLPQNPEQQQQQQQLDFNCTVKELLGDDSLNPGSQLVGQGPSELNAVGPDFSSDIRLTSELSSSINDLNTLDTNLLFDPNRQQGQYEDSTLEELKNDPLFQQICSETVNSAGFDWLESKDQPTVEMLG from the exons CAAGATGTTGAGAAGTTTACAGACATTGAAAAACTCTACCTCTACCTTAAGTTGCCTTCTGGTCCTAGCAATGGCAATGACAAAAG GACTGAGAATCAGAGGGGGTCTGCCAATCCTGGATCACTTTCATG TGATCAGAGCTCCATGTCATCAAGCCGCACTCAGCAAATGCATGCGTTCAACTGGATCCGCAATCACTTAGAGGAGCACCCTGAGACCTCACTCCCCAAGCAAGAGGTTTATGATGAATACAA gAGCTATTGTGACAATCTTGGCTATCATCCATTGAGCGCAGCCGACTTCGGGAAGATCATGAAGAATGTCTTTCCGAACATGAAGGCCCGCCGGCTCGGCATGAGAGGCAAATCAAA GTACTGCTATAGTGGGCTGAGGAAGAAGGCCTTTGTCCACATGCCATCCTTGCCCAATTTGGATTTGCATAAAACAGGTGATGGG TGCGAGGTGCTGGAGTCTTCAGGCCAGCTGCCCAGCGCGGAGGAGGAGGTGCGCTCGGCGGCCTGTGGCCTGGTATGCGAGTGGGCCCAGAAGGTGCTGAGCCGTCAGTTTGACAGCGTGGAGGACCTGGCCCGCTTCCTGCTCAACAGCCACTACATCGGCACCAAGTCCATGGCAGCCCTGACCGTGATGACTGGAGCGCCCACTG GGGTGAAGACGCCGACACAGGCGTCTGCGTTTGTCCCTACGGCCGAAGCCAACTCCTTCCAGCCCCAGGTGAAGACCCTGGCCTCCCCCTCCATCGATGccaaacagcagctgcagcgcAAGATCCAGAagaagcagcaggagcagaAGCTGCACTCGCCGCTGCCGGGCGAGGCCGGGGCCCGCAGGGCGGACGGGGGCACGCCCAGCGCGGGGACCAGCATCCCCTGCGGGAGCCCCGCCCTGCTCTCCCCGCAGCCCACCATCGGCATTGTGGTTGCTGCCGTCCCCAGCCCAATCACG GTACAGAGGAGCCGGCAGCTGATGACCTCTCCCAGCCCGGTGGGCACCACAGAGAGCAAAGTCTTGCCGGTCAACTTCCAAGTGGTCACCCAGCCCGTGCAGCAAGTGAAGCAGTCCCCCAAGACCCCGCAGAACGTCCCCGCCAGCCCCGTGGGAGACCGCTCCGCCCGGCACCGCTACGCCCAGATCCTGCCCAAGCCGTCGGCCACCAGCGCCATCACCCTGCGCTCGCCCCCGACGCTGCTCATCACCAACAGCCCCATCAAGACCGTCATGCCCTCCCCGCACGTCGGCCCCGTCAACGTGGTGAAGATGGCGGCCATATCACTGGCACCCAGCGGCAGCACCACCACCCTGCGGCCGGCCTCGGCCGGGCTGAGCGGCGCCGGCCCCTCGGAGGAACACAGGCCCAGCCCGCAGGCCAGGAGCGGCTCGGCGGCCTCCCTGCAGTCCCCCGTGGCCAAGCCCGGGCGCGTGGCCACCACCCCCACCATCGATGTCAAGATGGAGCCTGAAGCCATAGTCGACGATAATCAGGCCCTCGGTGCTGACAGGCTGACGGCCACTCAGGACGCTGCCGGCGGGCAGAAGGGCGAGGGAGGTGCTAAGCCAAGGGCTGCCAGTGAACCCACGCCCCACACCAAGGGCTCCCCGGGGCTCAACGGAGCGACCGGGGCCAGGCGCGATGGAAAGTCCCCTTCCAACGGCAACACTGTGGCAGCTTCTGCCGGCGGCGGTGGCGACAACAGCGGTATGGACAGTACTTTGTACCTGACCGCGTCCAATCAGAACACCAGCATTACTATGTCGTCCAATGGCAACGGTGCCGCGGCCGCGTTGCAGAAGGAAAGCTGCCTGGGCTCCAAAAGCCCTAGGAAGCGCCCGGGCTTTGGGTCAGAATCGCACTCCACGCCCGTTAAGAAGGTGTTTATCTCCCAGCCGCCTGTGGGGGGCGTCGTCAGCCCCAAGCCTGGCGTGAACGCCGCCGTGAAGAAGAACCCCAGGGCGGGGACTCCGGCCAAACCCGAAAGTGCACCAGCAACCGCACCTGGCAAAGtgactgtgaaaatgaactCCACGGTCCCGACCCGAATCCTGGCGCTCTCCGACTCTCCCGTCGGGAACACAAGTGGCTTCCAGACTGTTGTCAAACCACAGAGCTCGTCAGAGGCAAAGCAAGAAGGGGCCCCCTCCGGCATGGAGGCCGACGGCCTCATTGCGGGCGACACTATCTCTGATCAAGCGCTGCTGCAGCACATCGCAGGCAACCCGCAGGTCATGTCTGCTGGCTCAGGCATGCTGGACGCCGCCGCGGTCACCGACATGAAGGACGCCATGTGGGAGGAAGGGCAGCTGGAGAgcatccagcagcagcagcaggcctaCGTGCAGCAGATCCAAGACCACAAGCAGATCTCCACACCGGTGATGGACCAGCTGCCCATGCTGACCCAGGGCCCGGATCAGGGTCAGCTGAGCCTCCACCCGGACATCGTGGGCTTCGCCGGGGCCCAGGCCAACGTGGACTACTTCCCGTTCAACGACGACGAGATGACGCAGGACAGCATCGTGGAGGAGCTGGTGCAGATGGAGGAGCAGATGAAGCtcaacagcagcctgcagacctTCAGCAGCTGCGTGGACATGGCGCTCCAGGGCCAGGCCACCGCCATGCAGGCCGCCGTTCTGTCCACCCACCAGCCCAGCACCCCCTTCTACCACTCggcccacagcagcagcacccccgTCCACACTCCCACGCCCACGCCCACTCCCACGCCCACCCCGACTCCCACCTCCGAGATGATCGGAGGAGGCCCGGGCCTGACCCGGGAGAGCCCTTGCTCCCGTCTGGCCCCCACCACCCCCGTGGACAGCGCTTTGGGGAGCAGCCGGCACACCCCCATCGGGACCCCGCACtccaactgcagcagcagcgtcccacCGAGCCCGGTGGAGTGCAGGAACCCCTTCGCTTTCACTCCCATCAACTCCAGCATGACCGGCTACCACGACGCCAGCATCGTGTCCAGCAGCCCCGTCAAGCCCATGCAGAGACCTATGGCCACCCACCCCGACAAGGCCAAGCTGGACTGGATGAACAACGGCTACAACACGGGCGGGGGCACCTCCGCCATCTCCAACAACGGCATCGGCATCCTCCCCAGCTACCAGGAGCTGGTGGACGACCACTTCCGCAAGCCGCACGCCTTCGCCATCCCCGGCCAGTCGTACCAGTCCCAGGCGAGGCACCACGACGCCCACTTCGGCCGCCTGACGCCCATATCCCCcgtgcagcagcaggtggccaACATGGCGGCCCTCACCAAGCAGGAGGGCTTCGCCGTGCCCGCTCCCCTGGACAGCAAGGTGCCCAGCTCCACGTCGGGTGGCACCTTCCGCTGCCGCAGCGTCAGCCCGGCCGTGCGCCAGCGCAACCTGAGCGGCAGCACGGCCCCGCCCAGCGTCCCCCGCTCCGTCGTCTCCCCCTTCAACTCCCCCATCACCCCCGAGGTGCTCAGCATCTTCGCCAACAGCCACCCGGACGCCAGTGCCAACAACATGGCCCAGAGGAGCCAGTCGGTGCCGCTCAACGTCATGATGCAGACGGAGGTGCTGCCCCCGCAGAAGCAGAGCAACAGCAAGAAGATCACCAACGTGCTGCTCAGCAAGATGGACTCGGACGGCGACGACGCCGTGCGCGGCCTGGGCATCAACAACATGCCCTCCAACTACACCGCCCGCATGAACCTCACGCAGATCCTGGAGACCACGCCCAACTTCCCGGCAGGCGCCGGCCATCAGACCCTCGTCAACCCTGGCTCCTCTTCGTACGAGTTCCAGAAGCCAAGTTACCTCATGAAGAGCGCCAGGAACGAGCCGATGGGTTTCTCTTCTGGGGACAGCCAAGCACAATCAGGTTCTGGAGAGCAGcagccagagcagcagcagcagctacaggagcagcagcagcaaaaccagccacagctgctgcctcagaaccccgagcagcagcagcagcagcagcagctagaTTTCAACTGCACCGTCAAGGAACTCCTTGGTGACGACAGCCTGAACCCTGGCTCTCAGCTTGTGGGACAGGGGCCTTCAGAACTCAACGCGGTTGGGCCCGATTTCTCCAGCGACATCCGACTGACCTCTGAGCTTTCCAGTAGCATCAACGACCTGAACACTTTAGATACGAATCTACTGTTCGACCCCAATCGACAGCAGGGACAATATGAAGATTCTACACTGGAAGAACTGAAAAACGACCCGCTTTTCCAGCAGATTTGCAGTGAGACTGTGAACTCTGCTGGCTTTGACTGGCTGGAAAGTAAAGACCAGCCCACAGTGGAAATGTTGggttaa
- the LOC118787829 gene encoding DNA-binding protein RFX7-like isoform X2: MAEDQQQPGQHQKPNSGIGSLPSLVPGLHGGEASALQLKIKNSICKSVQSKVDNILQDVEKFTDIEKLYLYLKLPSGPSNGNDKSDQSSMSSSRTQQMHAFNWIRNHLEEHPETSLPKQEVYDEYKSYCDNLGYHPLSAADFGKIMKNVFPNMKARRLGMRGKSKYCYSGLRKKAFVHMPSLPNLDLHKTGDGCEVLESSGQLPSAEEEVRSAACGLVCEWAQKVLSRQFDSVEDLARFLLNSHYIGTKSMAALTVMTGAPTGVKTPTQASAFVPTAEANSFQPQVKTLASPSIDAKQQLQRKIQKKQQEQKLHSPLPGEAGARRADGGTPSAGTSIPCGSPALLSPQPTIGIVVAAVPSPITVQRSRQLMTSPSPVGTTESKVLPVNFQVVTQPVQQVKQSPKTPQNVPASPVGDRSARHRYAQILPKPSATSAITLRSPPTLLITNSPIKTVMPSPHVGPVNVVKMAAISLAPSGSTTTLRPASAGLSGAGPSEEHRPSPQARSGSAASLQSPVAKPGRVATTPTIDVKMEPEAIVDDNQALGADRLTATQDAAGGQKGEGGAKPRAASEPTPHTKGSPGLNGATGARRDGKSPSNGNTVAASAGGGGDNSGMDSTLYLTASNQNTSITMSSNGNGAAAALQKESCLGSKSPRKRPGFGSESHSTPVKKVFISQPPVGGVVSPKPGVNAAVKKNPRAGTPAKPESAPATAPGKVTVKMNSTVPTRILALSDSPVGNTSGFQTVVKPQSSSEAKQEGAPSGMEADGLIAGDTISDQALLQHIAGNPQVMSAGSGMLDAAAVTDMKDAMWEEGQLESIQQQQQAYVQQIQDHKQISTPVMDQLPMLTQGPDQGQLSLHPDIVGFAGAQANVDYFPFNDDEMTQDSIVEELVQMEEQMKLNSSLQTFSSCVDMALQGQATAMQAAVLSTHQPSTPFYHSAHSSSTPVHTPTPTPTPTPTPTPTSEMIGGGPGLTRESPCSRLAPTTPVDSALGSSRHTPIGTPHSNCSSSVPPSPVECRNPFAFTPINSSMTGYHDASIVSSSPVKPMQRPMATHPDKAKLDWMNNGYNTGGGTSAISNNGIGILPSYQELVDDHFRKPHAFAIPGQSYQSQARHHDAHFGRLTPISPVQQQVANMAALTKQEGFAVPAPLDSKVPSSTSGGTFRCRSVSPAVRQRNLSGSTAPPSVPRSVVSPFNSPITPEVLSIFANSHPDASANNMAQRSQSVPLNVMMQTEVLPPQKQSNSKKITNVLLSKMDSDGDDAVRGLGINNMPSNYTARMNLTQILETTPNFPAGAGHQTLVNPGSSSYEFQKPSYLMKSARNEPMGFSSGDSQAQSGSGEQQPEQQQQLQEQQQQNQPQLLPQNPEQQQQQQQLDFNCTVKELLGDDSLNPGSQLVGQGPSELNAVGPDFSSDIRLTSELSSSINDLNTLDTNLLFDPNRQQGQYEDSTLEELKNDPLFQQICSETVNSAGFDWLESKDQPTVEMLG; this comes from the exons CAAGATGTTGAGAAGTTTACAGACATTGAAAAACTCTACCTCTACCTTAAGTTGCCTTCTGGTCCTAGCAATGGCAATGACAAAAG TGATCAGAGCTCCATGTCATCAAGCCGCACTCAGCAAATGCATGCGTTCAACTGGATCCGCAATCACTTAGAGGAGCACCCTGAGACCTCACTCCCCAAGCAAGAGGTTTATGATGAATACAA gAGCTATTGTGACAATCTTGGCTATCATCCATTGAGCGCAGCCGACTTCGGGAAGATCATGAAGAATGTCTTTCCGAACATGAAGGCCCGCCGGCTCGGCATGAGAGGCAAATCAAA GTACTGCTATAGTGGGCTGAGGAAGAAGGCCTTTGTCCACATGCCATCCTTGCCCAATTTGGATTTGCATAAAACAGGTGATGGG TGCGAGGTGCTGGAGTCTTCAGGCCAGCTGCCCAGCGCGGAGGAGGAGGTGCGCTCGGCGGCCTGTGGCCTGGTATGCGAGTGGGCCCAGAAGGTGCTGAGCCGTCAGTTTGACAGCGTGGAGGACCTGGCCCGCTTCCTGCTCAACAGCCACTACATCGGCACCAAGTCCATGGCAGCCCTGACCGTGATGACTGGAGCGCCCACTG GGGTGAAGACGCCGACACAGGCGTCTGCGTTTGTCCCTACGGCCGAAGCCAACTCCTTCCAGCCCCAGGTGAAGACCCTGGCCTCCCCCTCCATCGATGccaaacagcagctgcagcgcAAGATCCAGAagaagcagcaggagcagaAGCTGCACTCGCCGCTGCCGGGCGAGGCCGGGGCCCGCAGGGCGGACGGGGGCACGCCCAGCGCGGGGACCAGCATCCCCTGCGGGAGCCCCGCCCTGCTCTCCCCGCAGCCCACCATCGGCATTGTGGTTGCTGCCGTCCCCAGCCCAATCACG GTACAGAGGAGCCGGCAGCTGATGACCTCTCCCAGCCCGGTGGGCACCACAGAGAGCAAAGTCTTGCCGGTCAACTTCCAAGTGGTCACCCAGCCCGTGCAGCAAGTGAAGCAGTCCCCCAAGACCCCGCAGAACGTCCCCGCCAGCCCCGTGGGAGACCGCTCCGCCCGGCACCGCTACGCCCAGATCCTGCCCAAGCCGTCGGCCACCAGCGCCATCACCCTGCGCTCGCCCCCGACGCTGCTCATCACCAACAGCCCCATCAAGACCGTCATGCCCTCCCCGCACGTCGGCCCCGTCAACGTGGTGAAGATGGCGGCCATATCACTGGCACCCAGCGGCAGCACCACCACCCTGCGGCCGGCCTCGGCCGGGCTGAGCGGCGCCGGCCCCTCGGAGGAACACAGGCCCAGCCCGCAGGCCAGGAGCGGCTCGGCGGCCTCCCTGCAGTCCCCCGTGGCCAAGCCCGGGCGCGTGGCCACCACCCCCACCATCGATGTCAAGATGGAGCCTGAAGCCATAGTCGACGATAATCAGGCCCTCGGTGCTGACAGGCTGACGGCCACTCAGGACGCTGCCGGCGGGCAGAAGGGCGAGGGAGGTGCTAAGCCAAGGGCTGCCAGTGAACCCACGCCCCACACCAAGGGCTCCCCGGGGCTCAACGGAGCGACCGGGGCCAGGCGCGATGGAAAGTCCCCTTCCAACGGCAACACTGTGGCAGCTTCTGCCGGCGGCGGTGGCGACAACAGCGGTATGGACAGTACTTTGTACCTGACCGCGTCCAATCAGAACACCAGCATTACTATGTCGTCCAATGGCAACGGTGCCGCGGCCGCGTTGCAGAAGGAAAGCTGCCTGGGCTCCAAAAGCCCTAGGAAGCGCCCGGGCTTTGGGTCAGAATCGCACTCCACGCCCGTTAAGAAGGTGTTTATCTCCCAGCCGCCTGTGGGGGGCGTCGTCAGCCCCAAGCCTGGCGTGAACGCCGCCGTGAAGAAGAACCCCAGGGCGGGGACTCCGGCCAAACCCGAAAGTGCACCAGCAACCGCACCTGGCAAAGtgactgtgaaaatgaactCCACGGTCCCGACCCGAATCCTGGCGCTCTCCGACTCTCCCGTCGGGAACACAAGTGGCTTCCAGACTGTTGTCAAACCACAGAGCTCGTCAGAGGCAAAGCAAGAAGGGGCCCCCTCCGGCATGGAGGCCGACGGCCTCATTGCGGGCGACACTATCTCTGATCAAGCGCTGCTGCAGCACATCGCAGGCAACCCGCAGGTCATGTCTGCTGGCTCAGGCATGCTGGACGCCGCCGCGGTCACCGACATGAAGGACGCCATGTGGGAGGAAGGGCAGCTGGAGAgcatccagcagcagcagcaggcctaCGTGCAGCAGATCCAAGACCACAAGCAGATCTCCACACCGGTGATGGACCAGCTGCCCATGCTGACCCAGGGCCCGGATCAGGGTCAGCTGAGCCTCCACCCGGACATCGTGGGCTTCGCCGGGGCCCAGGCCAACGTGGACTACTTCCCGTTCAACGACGACGAGATGACGCAGGACAGCATCGTGGAGGAGCTGGTGCAGATGGAGGAGCAGATGAAGCtcaacagcagcctgcagacctTCAGCAGCTGCGTGGACATGGCGCTCCAGGGCCAGGCCACCGCCATGCAGGCCGCCGTTCTGTCCACCCACCAGCCCAGCACCCCCTTCTACCACTCggcccacagcagcagcacccccgTCCACACTCCCACGCCCACGCCCACTCCCACGCCCACCCCGACTCCCACCTCCGAGATGATCGGAGGAGGCCCGGGCCTGACCCGGGAGAGCCCTTGCTCCCGTCTGGCCCCCACCACCCCCGTGGACAGCGCTTTGGGGAGCAGCCGGCACACCCCCATCGGGACCCCGCACtccaactgcagcagcagcgtcccacCGAGCCCGGTGGAGTGCAGGAACCCCTTCGCTTTCACTCCCATCAACTCCAGCATGACCGGCTACCACGACGCCAGCATCGTGTCCAGCAGCCCCGTCAAGCCCATGCAGAGACCTATGGCCACCCACCCCGACAAGGCCAAGCTGGACTGGATGAACAACGGCTACAACACGGGCGGGGGCACCTCCGCCATCTCCAACAACGGCATCGGCATCCTCCCCAGCTACCAGGAGCTGGTGGACGACCACTTCCGCAAGCCGCACGCCTTCGCCATCCCCGGCCAGTCGTACCAGTCCCAGGCGAGGCACCACGACGCCCACTTCGGCCGCCTGACGCCCATATCCCCcgtgcagcagcaggtggccaACATGGCGGCCCTCACCAAGCAGGAGGGCTTCGCCGTGCCCGCTCCCCTGGACAGCAAGGTGCCCAGCTCCACGTCGGGTGGCACCTTCCGCTGCCGCAGCGTCAGCCCGGCCGTGCGCCAGCGCAACCTGAGCGGCAGCACGGCCCCGCCCAGCGTCCCCCGCTCCGTCGTCTCCCCCTTCAACTCCCCCATCACCCCCGAGGTGCTCAGCATCTTCGCCAACAGCCACCCGGACGCCAGTGCCAACAACATGGCCCAGAGGAGCCAGTCGGTGCCGCTCAACGTCATGATGCAGACGGAGGTGCTGCCCCCGCAGAAGCAGAGCAACAGCAAGAAGATCACCAACGTGCTGCTCAGCAAGATGGACTCGGACGGCGACGACGCCGTGCGCGGCCTGGGCATCAACAACATGCCCTCCAACTACACCGCCCGCATGAACCTCACGCAGATCCTGGAGACCACGCCCAACTTCCCGGCAGGCGCCGGCCATCAGACCCTCGTCAACCCTGGCTCCTCTTCGTACGAGTTCCAGAAGCCAAGTTACCTCATGAAGAGCGCCAGGAACGAGCCGATGGGTTTCTCTTCTGGGGACAGCCAAGCACAATCAGGTTCTGGAGAGCAGcagccagagcagcagcagcagctacaggagcagcagcagcaaaaccagccacagctgctgcctcagaaccccgagcagcagcagcagcagcagcagctagaTTTCAACTGCACCGTCAAGGAACTCCTTGGTGACGACAGCCTGAACCCTGGCTCTCAGCTTGTGGGACAGGGGCCTTCAGAACTCAACGCGGTTGGGCCCGATTTCTCCAGCGACATCCGACTGACCTCTGAGCTTTCCAGTAGCATCAACGACCTGAACACTTTAGATACGAATCTACTGTTCGACCCCAATCGACAGCAGGGACAATATGAAGATTCTACACTGGAAGAACTGAAAAACGACCCGCTTTTCCAGCAGATTTGCAGTGAGACTGTGAACTCTGCTGGCTTTGACTGGCTGGAAAGTAAAGACCAGCCCACAGTGGAAATGTTGggttaa